The Pieris napi chromosome 9, ilPieNapi1.2, whole genome shotgun sequence genomic sequence aatataatatcgtaCTGTTACGACTCCCCAATGCATCCTATATTGCTGACATACCCTAAGCCCTATCCTCGTCATCATTTCTTCCCATGCACAAACAACCTCTCATTTTCCCATCCAGCCAGTCGATCTCCTAGCTCCTGTCCGAACAGACGTgctaatttttaatactatttcctttgtatttctaaatcaatatatttgtaattgaattcattaaatctttttttttaaaaagatctTATTATTGTTCTGTGTAACAATTGGTGGCAGCGAAAAgggatttttataaatctcgCGTACCCTCCGAGTAGAAGTATCCGCGAAAAGTCCAGTTCCGAAAAATCTAAATTCGAAAGTGCAAAGTTTAAAGTGAAAAGTCTCATAGTGCTATACCCAGAAGTGCAAAAACGAAAGTGTTTTTAAGTGCAGTGCTCTAAGTAAAATCGGCTAATTGCCAAATATGTGTAAAATCGTTGCATATTGCATTATTGTGTTCCTGAACCTGTaagtgatttaattttaataactatattatcCAGCGTTATCTGTCTCGCGTCGCGTCGAGAGGAAGCTCCAGTCTCgccattgtttataataagatAAAACTGTATTAGTTACACCATAACAACAGACTCTAATTCGAcgaattaatatttcttaatactGCTACTTATTTTGTGCATCCTATTTACgcatatatttcttatataagttctaaattttgttaaaatgtcCACAAAGAAAGATGTCGAATTAAGGTCTGAGAGTAGTATGTCCGAAAAATTAGAGACAAGTGTGTTATTGAAGTTCATAAAACCTTTTGACGGATCTCGTGATAAGTTAtgttcatttataaataattgcgATAATGCTTTTAAATTAGCCTCTCAAAGTCAAAAGCCCCTTTTGCTAAATTATATACTATGCCAACTCGAAAACAAAGCTGAAACCGCTGCGTCCATTAAAGACTTTGAAAGCTGGGAACAGCTGAGCCAATTTTTACAATCTCAATTTGGAGAGCGCAAGCATTATGCACATTTATTGTTAGACCTACAAGAGAGCCAACAGCTCCCTAACGAATCGGTTAGCCAATACTCCTTGAGAGTGGAATCTAgcctttataaattattaaccgAGATCTCACTATCTAATAAGAAAAAGGTCGAACTGTCTGGTAAGATATCCGCTATGGAAGAATTGGCCTTACACAGTTTCATAATGGGCCTTACCCCTAAAATCTCTAATTTTGTTAGGATGAAAAACCCACAGAGCCTTAATGAGGCCACTAACCAGGCTATTTTAGAGGAAAAAATGCAAATGCTTTTAGAAACTAAAACGTCTCAGACCAATAAACAAAATCCCAAATCCTATCCTATGCGCGACGGACGCCctgtacataatttaaataaacaaccgGCTCCCATATGTCGATACTGTAAGTTCCCGGGAcacgtaattaaaaaaattgtaggaaacgcgaatataataataatcgcaATCGTAGTAACTTCAACCGTGCTAGCGACGGCAATAACAGCAACAACAACTTCCAACGCCCCACTACAAGTCGTACAATGAAATTTCCTCACCAGAACAGGGTTCATCACCTAGCAGATGATGAACGCGGACAAGACGAGACGGATGATCATTTAAACGAATAAGGGACTCACAGCGGTGCCCTGtgagggtgagatctatagtccgcacttggactttgctcagacttaccttacgaaaaactttgcttagtgtacactaaggttaaactatgatttcgtatttatagacattttaacggttagattaagctaagcccaagctaagacagcaaatgtcaaaatacaaattgatgtttcatttcatgcaatactttgtttattatcctttaaaaaagtaaacaataacaaatatttaaacatctaaaacggtacacatatatcttcaatttattgctatttatgtatttatttattttattattgcaataactagaaatttacgagtaacctttagaaaatgtatttaaagatggcaataattttgttacgtaGAACGGATCGCATTGTTTTGGCAACAGCAACAGAGAACTTGTATCAACAATTCAAAAGTTTCAACCGCTTTTTCACTTCTCTGTTTCTGTTTGTTTgagcatataaatatttattaaaacaacgaCTGGCTTTGTGACTTGGACCTGTACCGATCCCGTATACCTACTTAAGACCTACGCTTTCCTGAAGGACTGTGACGTTTTGTGTTTTGGCTTTGATACGAATTTTCAATATCGAAAGTGACAATGGAGAATATAGAGAGAGTTCTAACTTCAATAGAAAACATTGAAACGTTAGGAACTGCAGCCGATATGAATCCCCGTATGCCTAAGCTATATGTTCGGATTTCGGAACGAATACAACCAAAATCCTTTCGAGCTGTACAGTgagaatgaatttaaaagaaggtaccgtttttttaaacacacggTACTAAATGTGATCCTGCCACTGATAATTACAAACTTACAACCTTTTAATAACAGAGGATTGCCAATTCTACCGCAATTGCAAATACTTATTGCATTAAGGTTTTATGCAACTGGATGTTTTCAGGTAATATTGTggtcataaatatgtattgtttttcgaTTTGATATAGACAGTACTTTCAGATTGTCAGTCCAGTGGGCCAGAATGCGTCCCATGCTATTTTTGCTTGTTCTAGGTCACTATCGGACAAATTGTTATTGCCAGTTCACCTTACAGACAGCTATATTGGTATCCTTTGTTTTCTGACGGATCACCTCATTTCTAATTTGATCCTTCAGAGAAATACCAAGCATAGCTCTCCCCATTGCTCACTTAACCAGTGTCAGTGATGTTTCTTCACCATGCATCATCATTGGCAGGACACACTGGTTGAAGACATTTGTCTTCTGACTTTCAGAAgcataacatatatgtaactaataattattcctTGAAATTACAGATGGTGTGTGGTGATTTGAACAGCATAAGCCAATCTTCAGTGtgcttaattgtaaataaagtttccgcagagttgagtaaattacttcctagatttgtgaattttccaagaaatatgaCCACAGTCAAAAGGAAGTTTGAAGAATTAGGAAAATCTAATACGCACCATGgcctaaataatataatcggaGCTATTGACTGTAcccacattaaaattaatagacccAGAGGTATCACCCACTCTGAAGCATACAGGAATAGAAAAGggtatttttctgtaaatgtgcAAGCTATAATAGGGCCTGATCtcgaaatatttgatatagtgACTAGGTGGCCTGGAAGTTCACACGACAGCAGGATATTTAGAAACAGCCAGGCGTATGCAAGACTGGTAAATGGTGAACTAGAAGGAGTTTTAGTAGGTGACAGCGGCTATCCAGCACTGAACTTCATGTTAACACCACTTTTGAATCCACAAACAAGagctgacaataattataattattctcaatTGAGAACTAGGAATATTGTTGAAAGGTTTTTCGGAGTGTGGAAAAAGAAATTTCCATGTTTGCAGAGAGGACTACGatcaaaattgacaaatacCAGCAACATAATTATAGCTTGTGctgtattacataatataggtatacagaGAGGGGATGTTTATGACGATGGTGATCTTACTGATCAAACACCAGAAGTCGAACAACACAGAAACAATGAAAGATCTACTACAGGTCTAGCATTCCGGCAATCTGTGATTGCACAATTTAACTAGGTTGGTTtggtaataaagaaaattaaaacaaaaattgtttcattttaatcatttattttcagattcttttttaaactgtaaaatttctagttctaatttatatttatgtcgaAGAAATTCGATTTCTAACTGATTTTTTAGTTTCATGTGTTCCACTTCTAtctcaactttttttttgttgttgtctAACTCTTGCcacagcaatttttttttaatatcctcaaatgaagttttattttttctgatcGCTGATGGTGTAGCTGATAGCTGAGAGGGTTCACTTTTAGTGGTGACCTCAACACTGGTTTCCGTTAACCCAGCTTCATCAGTCCAGTCCTGGCTTGTTCCCGGCTGAATTACAGATTCAAGTGTGGCCTCTATACTGGACACTCTTGCCCTCTTTGGTCTCCAGCTTTCACCGTCGTTGTCATAACCAGTACCAGCTATAAAAGTAAACAGTCAAATAAGTTATCATATAGGTATGTCTTTTATTGGTTAGAATAAGATAACATGCAGGTCAACTAATATACCTGTCCAGAAGTCTGGTAGGGGTGAGAACAGAGTGTTGTCACATACTTTGGGAGAGGCCTATGTTTAGCAGTGGATGTGAGTTGGTTGAAAATGATGAGGAATTATATCTTTGGGAAATGATCTTACCTTCTACTGTAGTTAATGTGTCACAGTCTATTGGCACATCTATTGATGGCATTATTTGTGGCATGACTGCAATCACTTGAGTGTCCATTGGCCCCATTTCAGGCGGTGCTGGTCCTCCTCCTGTCCTCTTCCTTTGGGCTTCAAGGGTTTTGGCATCCCTAGCTTTTGCCTTCATATTTTGCCAcatcttttttaattgtttagaaTCAGCCTaaaatcgaaaaaaaattgtactgaaatataaaagttcATATGACAAAcatgaaaattttatcaaacCAAAATTTACCACCAAGGTTACATTAGCAttgctttggctttggctcaTTCTATCCTTGTACCTAACTATACTCTagttatatatctatctttGTAATTATCGTACAgcatattgatatttatagatagtgtATGTTGGTGGATTACTTACAGTATGTGACACGTTAGAGTTATTAAATTCTATTGCTAATTCTTCCCAAGCCtcgtgtttctttttttgggAAACGGCGTCCGTCTTCCTGTTCTCTAGAATGCCAATCTTTGACTGAACCAACTGTACAAGCAGTTGCCTCTCATATTCCGAGTAAggcttctgtttttttttatccattttttgTGAGCGAGTCCGGTCCGAGTGAGAATAGCCGTGGTCAGTCGTTTAAGCAGGTACAAAATCCGTTGAGCAAGCAAGGTCGTCAGGTAATAAAAGGTAGAAGATTCAGGTAATCGAAAATAACGGTCAACGGATGTGAAGCGATTAGCGAGAGACGAAGTTGGTTTGcttatattatgtagtttGAATTTTGTTGTCAACATATGCCAGTGCTGCCAGATGACAGATACGATATCACaccagttatttataagatctctcaaaaatggggttgaacacttatataaataatgtaaataaacaacaatagataccataataatgtgtaattattttatttcatgcatttcataggtatttatcaagatcatttaaaatttctttgaattcaaattctatttttcccaAAGTCTATGGAACTCTGATACCAAATGGCAACACCGTTCAttaaaaaccgacaaaaataaaaagtccagtaaaagatatgatggtagagcaaattttaggccattatttttgttaggcttatagtcaaagtttttggtaagtcgtcgatttcgtggacttgagattaagctaagccaacACTAGGGAGGGATTCGcagtttgctctataaataccgactgtgtcttagctcgatagttaagtcagagtaaagtccaagtgcggactatagatctcaccctgaGACCCAAAGTCTTAAATCAAAATCGGTCTTGGCATAATCATGGCACCCACCATTCCACTGTATCCACTGTATCTAGAGCCAAGTCCTATGCACAAGTTGCATCCTCCGTATCCCCTCGCAAAAAGGGAACCACTGAatcgtttattaataataaacccaCTGTATCCTCTGTATCCCCTCGCAAAAAGGGAACCACTGAatcgtttattaataataaacccaCTGTATCCTCTGTATCCCCTCGCAAAAAGGGAACCACTGAatcgtttataaataataaacccGCTGTATCCTCTGTATCCTCCGTATCCTCTGCATCGAATTCCTCCACCGTGTTTAATGAATCTCGAACTTGTAAAGGTTCTACTACGaagcaaaaaataaacaatcctTTTGTGTCCTCCGCGTCCAGCCTACTTACTAAGCATGTTACATTTGACACTAATGTTTCGAAACCTACTAAATCTTCATGTTCAAAATCTGTTAGCCAACTCCAAAATAAGAAACATACTCCGAGTCCTTGTCCCACTCCAATAATACCTACAAAAGACGAGTCGTTTAGAACCGAAAGAAATTATCCAGTCTACGAAGTAACAACAAATTCACAGAAAAGATACTTACCTCATGTTAGTCTCAATACCCAAGTCAATCAACAACCGCTTATATTTCTTGTCGATACAGGTTCCTGCGTAAGTTTGATAAAGAAAACCTCGATCACGTCCATGCCAAATCTCGTAAATGATATAATACAACTCAAGGGGATAAATTCCAACAACGAAACCGTACCTACTTTAGGTCATTTTCAACTTCAATTATTTGTAGGCATTGACACAGATCTCGCTTATCGATTCCACGTTGTAGAGAAAATAGATTTAGGTTATGACGGGATAATAGGTACCGATTTTCTCAATGATTTAGATGGCATTATAGATTACAATTCCGATGTCCTAAAGATCCGGAACTTTACTATCAAAATTGATTATAGTCGCCCTGTGTATAAGATATTTCCCCGTAGTGAGACGATAATCGAATGCACTGTCTCCAACCCAGAACAGAAAGTTGGATTAATCTTAGATCAACACCTTTCAGACTCTCTCTTAATAGCCAATTGCATAGTTtctgtaaagaataataatcGAGTGAATATATCCGTAGTAAATACATCGGAGGAACTAATAACCTTAGATTCTGATATTAAAGTTAGAATACAACCCCTCCACGTTAATTCCTTCCAAGTAGACCCCGATATCACCTCTGCTAAATCGACAATTTCTCGTAGGGAAGAAGTACTAAATCTATTAAGAACTGATCACTTAAATGATGAAGAGAAAAACTCCTTAACCGATATTTGTTCGcaatattttgacattttttatttaccagGCGACAAATTGACTACTACTGACCTTCTTAAACACGAAATAAATACACATCCCGCTGAGCCAATTAATGTGAAATCTTACCGTTTCCCGGAGATTCATAAAAAAGAAGTAGACAAACAGATTTCTAAAATGCTCTCACAAGATATCATTAAACCTTCAACTTCACCCTGGTCATTTCCAATTTGGATTGTACCTAAGAAATTAGACTCTTCAGGGGAGACCAAATGGCGCATCGTGATAGACTATCGAAGACTCAATGACATAACCGTAGGTGAAAGTTACCCAATTCCACAGATTAACGAGATTTTAGACCAACTAGGACAGAGTAAATATTTCACTACACTTGATCTTTGTTCTGGTTTTCACCAGATATCCATTTCAGGAAAAGATACCCCTAAAACAGCTTTCACTGTCCCTCAAGGACATTTCGAATTTAAACGTATGCCATTTGGGCTAAAGAA encodes the following:
- the LOC125052742 gene encoding myb/SANT-like DNA-binding domain-containing protein 3 gives rise to the protein MDKKKQKPYSEYERQLLVQLVQSKIGILENRKTDAVSQKKKHEAWEELAIEFNNSNVSHTADSKQLKKMWQNMKAKARDAKTLEAQRKRTGGGPAPPEMGPMDTQVIAVMPQIMPSIDVPIDCDTLTTVEAGTGYDNDGESWRPKRARVSSIEATLESVIQPGTSQDWTDEAGLTETSVEVTTKSEPSQLSATPSAIRKNKTSFEDIKKKLLWQELDNNKKKVEIEVEHMKLKNQLEIEFLRHKYKLELEILQFKKESENK